The Halobacterium sp. CBA1132 genome has a segment encoding these proteins:
- a CDS encoding S49 family peptidase, protein MTSADTARGSVRSVTLVLVVVGVVVGVAFAPQAWGYATDADGSVAVVELHGTITGDSATAVVDDLREARQNDSIRAVVLDVNSPGGTASASEQLYLAVKRTAGEMPVVASVTGTAASGSYYASVPADEIYVTPASVVGSVGVRATLPSDGVPAGEVVTGPDKGSGSTQDEVRQRVETLRRAFVGSVFAERGDRIELTREEVSHAKVYAGATGIQNGLADEIGGIDTAISVAADDAGLDNYDVVRMEAPQASVLSQLGLAADGDAADASTEQVFEYRGVDTVQYLMLHGTIEPTADAQTEVTANATA, encoded by the coding sequence GTGACGTCCGCCGATACCGCTCGCGGCAGCGTCCGGAGCGTCACCCTCGTGCTCGTCGTCGTTGGCGTCGTCGTTGGCGTCGCGTTCGCGCCGCAGGCGTGGGGCTACGCCACGGACGCCGACGGCTCCGTCGCGGTCGTGGAGCTCCACGGCACCATCACGGGAGACTCCGCGACCGCGGTCGTCGACGACCTTCGGGAAGCCCGGCAGAACGACTCCATTCGAGCGGTCGTGCTGGACGTGAACAGCCCCGGTGGCACCGCTTCGGCGAGCGAACAGCTCTACCTCGCGGTGAAACGCACCGCGGGTGAGATGCCGGTCGTCGCGAGCGTCACCGGCACCGCGGCCTCCGGGTCGTACTACGCCTCGGTGCCCGCGGACGAAATCTACGTCACGCCCGCGTCCGTCGTCGGGAGCGTCGGCGTGCGAGCCACCCTCCCCTCCGACGGCGTGCCCGCCGGCGAAGTCGTGACCGGCCCGGACAAGGGTAGCGGCTCCACGCAGGACGAAGTCCGTCAGCGCGTGGAGACGCTTCGCCGCGCGTTCGTCGGCTCCGTCTTCGCCGAGCGCGGTGACCGCATCGAACTCACTCGCGAGGAAGTCTCGCACGCGAAAGTGTACGCCGGCGCCACCGGCATCCAGAACGGGCTCGCTGACGAAATCGGCGGCATCGACACGGCCATCTCGGTCGCCGCCGACGACGCGGGCCTCGACAACTACGACGTGGTTCGCATGGAAGCACCCCAAGCCTCGGTGCTCTCGCAACTCGGCCTCGCGGCCGACGGCGACGCCGCGGACGCCAGCACCGAGCAGGTGTTCGAGTACCGCGGCGTCGACACCGTCCAGTACCTGATGCTGCACGGGACAATCGAGCCGACGGCGGACGCACAGACGGAGGTGACCGCGAATGCGACCGCGTGA
- a CDS encoding ABC transporter substrate-binding protein: MPSRVNRRDVIRGLGAAGIAGLAGCTGGDGDGSGGTTSGSGGDTTTTSGGGSTSRTLMQGVLLPTTGDLADLGGPIRDGAVLPETLLEGETDFTLDFSVQDTQTDPNAAQSAAQTLRNGGYPAVTGAASSEVTISVAKNVFIPSGMVGCSPASTSPAITDLEDNGLIWRTPPTDALQGQVLAQVATEQHQASTAATMYVNNSYGQLLAESFKSAFQDRDGQVYQEVSFQKGQSAYTSRISQALNDNPDVVVVIGYPESGIQLFNDFYSDFDTDVPILVTDGMRSSSLPADVGNPLNNVTGTAPLAAGPGTEYFNEQYQSEYGEEPGVFTSQAFDATAVCLLANAAAGENSGAAIAEEMQNVANPGGEEVTPSTLADGLQMAAEGTEIQYAGASSAVDFDENGDLKAATYEYFGFEEGGGIETLDEIKFSA; this comes from the coding sequence ATGCCATCAAGAGTCAATCGGCGCGACGTCATCCGCGGTCTCGGAGCTGCAGGCATCGCCGGGCTCGCCGGCTGTACCGGCGGCGACGGCGACGGCAGCGGCGGAACGACCAGCGGGAGCGGTGGCGACACGACGACCACCAGCGGTGGGGGCAGTACCAGCCGGACGCTCATGCAGGGCGTCCTCCTGCCGACGACCGGTGACCTCGCGGACCTCGGCGGCCCCATCCGCGACGGCGCCGTCCTCCCGGAGACGCTGCTCGAAGGCGAGACGGACTTCACGCTAGACTTCTCCGTGCAGGACACGCAGACGGACCCCAACGCCGCACAGTCCGCGGCACAGACCCTCCGGAACGGCGGCTACCCCGCGGTCACGGGTGCAGCGTCCTCGGAGGTCACCATCTCCGTCGCGAAGAACGTCTTCATCCCCTCGGGGATGGTGGGGTGCTCGCCCGCGAGCACCTCCCCCGCGATCACCGACCTCGAAGACAACGGCCTCATCTGGCGGACGCCGCCGACGGACGCCCTGCAGGGCCAAGTGCTCGCGCAGGTCGCCACCGAACAACATCAGGCGTCGACGGCGGCGACGATGTACGTGAACAACTCCTACGGGCAGCTGCTCGCGGAGAGCTTCAAATCCGCGTTCCAAGACCGCGACGGACAGGTGTATCAGGAAGTGTCCTTCCAGAAGGGCCAGTCGGCGTACACCTCGCGCATCTCGCAGGCGCTCAACGACAACCCGGACGTCGTCGTCGTCATCGGCTACCCCGAGAGCGGCATCCAGCTGTTCAACGACTTCTACTCGGACTTCGACACAGATGTCCCGATTCTCGTCACGGACGGGATGCGCTCGTCGAGCCTCCCCGCAGACGTCGGGAACCCGCTCAACAACGTCACCGGCACGGCGCCGCTGGCGGCTGGGCCGGGCACGGAGTACTTCAACGAACAGTACCAGTCCGAGTACGGCGAGGAGCCCGGCGTGTTCACGTCGCAGGCGTTCGACGCCACGGCAGTCTGCCTGCTCGCGAACGCGGCCGCCGGCGAGAACTCCGGCGCCGCCATCGCCGAGGAGATGCAGAACGTCGCGAACCCCGGTGGTGAGGAAGTCACGCCATCGACGCTCGCGGACGGTCTGCAGATGGCCGCCGAGGGCACCGAAATCCAGTACGCTGGAGCGTCCAGCGCCGTCGACTTCGACGAGAACGGCGACCTGAAGGCCGCGACCTACGAGTACTTCGGCTTCGAGGAGGGCGGCGGTATCGAGACGCTCGACGAGATTAAGTTCTCGGCGTAA
- a CDS encoding phosphoribosylamine--glycine ligase has protein sequence MEPTKFLFVSADAALIGDVAWQVHEEGHDVKYYIEADSDEEIGDGFVPKTDDWEGNVDWADVIIFDDIWVGSDVGTGQLAEDLRAEGKAVVGGTPNTDRLEEDRGYAMEVLEGNGVNTIDHEEFTDFQAGIQHVQENPGPYVVKPLGEVQNVKRLLYVGDDDDGSDVVDVLRAYEKAWGHRMKGFQLQRKVEGVEIAVCGFFNGNEFVEPVNFNFEHKRLFPGNIGPSTGEMGTSMFWSRRNDLFERTLGRMEGWLADEGYVGSIDLNCIVNDTGIYPLEFTPRFGYPTITLQEEALESSTGEFFAALANGRDPGFDVHDGYQVGVRVVLPPFPFDDEATYDENSRNAAIVFDSDEDGGATTPPSGVHIEDAKRVDGQWRVAGESGMPLVVTGKGETMQEAQQQAYERVEDVLIPNLYYRDDIGDRWVEGDGDRLQAWDYLGPADE, from the coding sequence ATGGAACCGACGAAGTTTCTGTTCGTCTCCGCCGACGCTGCCCTCATCGGCGACGTCGCGTGGCAGGTCCACGAGGAGGGCCACGACGTCAAGTACTACATCGAGGCCGACAGCGACGAGGAAATCGGCGACGGGTTCGTCCCGAAAACCGACGACTGGGAGGGGAACGTCGACTGGGCTGACGTGATTATTTTCGACGACATCTGGGTCGGCTCGGACGTCGGAACGGGGCAACTCGCGGAAGACCTCCGCGCGGAAGGGAAGGCAGTCGTCGGCGGCACGCCCAACACCGACCGACTGGAGGAAGACCGCGGGTACGCCATGGAGGTGTTAGAGGGGAACGGCGTGAACACCATCGACCACGAGGAGTTCACGGACTTTCAAGCGGGCATCCAGCACGTCCAGGAGAACCCCGGGCCGTACGTCGTCAAGCCGCTCGGCGAGGTCCAGAACGTCAAGCGCCTGCTGTACGTCGGCGACGACGACGACGGCAGCGACGTCGTCGACGTCCTGCGCGCCTACGAGAAGGCGTGGGGCCACCGGATGAAGGGGTTCCAGCTACAGCGCAAGGTCGAGGGCGTCGAAATCGCGGTCTGCGGGTTCTTCAACGGGAACGAGTTCGTCGAGCCGGTGAACTTCAACTTCGAGCACAAGCGCCTGTTCCCCGGCAACATCGGTCCTTCCACGGGCGAGATGGGGACGAGCATGTTCTGGTCGCGACGCAACGACCTCTTCGAGCGCACGCTCGGCCGCATGGAGGGGTGGCTCGCCGACGAGGGCTACGTCGGCAGCATCGACCTCAACTGCATCGTCAACGACACCGGCATCTACCCGCTGGAGTTCACGCCGCGCTTCGGCTACCCAACCATCACGCTGCAGGAGGAAGCCCTCGAATCCTCGACGGGGGAGTTCTTCGCGGCGCTGGCGAACGGCCGCGACCCCGGCTTCGACGTCCACGACGGCTACCAAGTCGGCGTGCGAGTCGTGCTGCCGCCGTTCCCGTTCGACGACGAGGCGACCTACGACGAGAACTCGCGGAACGCCGCCATCGTGTTCGACTCCGACGAGGACGGCGGCGCGACCACGCCGCCGTCTGGGGTTCACATCGAGGACGCGAAACGAGTCGATGGCCAGTGGCGCGTCGCCGGCGAGTCCGGGATGCCGCTGGTCGTGACGGGGAAGGGCGAGACGATGCAGGAGGCCCAACAGCAGGCCTACGAGCGCGTCGAGGACGTGCTCATCCCGAACCTCTACTACCGTGACGACATCGGTGACCGCTGGGTGGAGGGCGACGGCGACCGTCTGCAGGCGTGGGACTACCTCGGGCCGGCAGACGAGTAA
- a CDS encoding DUF4350 domain-containing protein, which yields MRPREVARAVGVVAVVAAVVVAATFAGGLLLGSPTHSAAPDAPAYDTNELVAQPIEEGGSVTAPSGDESKTVVIDVSHGNGVSENSLQPFVDALVAAGHEVQMYGGGSTSTIGAEPGAAFNDTLRSADALVVASPATTYSSNEIAGVEAFADAGGRVLLAAEPPTTTSATSTVSIPGLTSGSTVSASGQPTNLAATFGVSFGSGYLYDMAENANNFQSVYAGGDSGVADGVEDAVLTDATPVTTGGDASPVLSASGVSLSSTREEASYTVAARNGNVLAVGDTDFLTSGTATEGDNDVLSSNIAAFLVSGDKEAGAPASPSGSAGGQTGAGSSFVTA from the coding sequence ATGCGACCGCGTGAGGTTGCGCGCGCGGTCGGCGTCGTCGCGGTCGTCGCGGCGGTCGTCGTCGCAGCGACGTTTGCAGGCGGCCTCCTGTTGGGCTCGCCCACGCACTCGGCGGCGCCCGACGCGCCCGCCTACGACACGAACGAACTGGTCGCCCAACCAATCGAGGAGGGCGGGAGCGTCACCGCCCCCAGCGGTGACGAGTCCAAGACCGTCGTGATAGACGTGAGCCACGGCAACGGCGTCAGCGAGAACTCCCTCCAGCCGTTCGTCGACGCGCTCGTCGCCGCCGGCCACGAAGTCCAGATGTACGGCGGCGGGTCGACGAGCACCATCGGCGCCGAACCCGGCGCCGCGTTCAACGACACGCTCCGGAGCGCGGACGCGCTCGTCGTCGCCAGCCCCGCGACCACGTACTCGTCGAACGAGATAGCGGGCGTGGAGGCGTTCGCCGACGCGGGCGGCCGCGTGCTGCTCGCCGCGGAACCGCCGACGACGACGAGTGCGACGTCGACCGTCTCGATTCCCGGACTGACGTCGGGTTCGACCGTGTCGGCGTCCGGACAGCCGACGAACCTCGCGGCAACGTTCGGCGTGTCCTTCGGCAGCGGCTACCTCTACGACATGGCCGAGAACGCGAACAACTTCCAGTCCGTTTACGCGGGCGGTGACAGCGGCGTCGCAGACGGCGTCGAGGACGCGGTTCTCACCGACGCCACGCCCGTGACGACCGGTGGTGACGCTTCGCCGGTGCTGTCGGCCAGCGGCGTGTCGCTGTCCTCGACGCGTGAGGAAGCGTCGTACACCGTCGCTGCGCGCAACGGGAACGTGCTCGCCGTCGGGGACACCGACTTCCTGACGTCGGGAACCGCGACCGAGGGCGACAACGACGTGCTGTCGAGCAACATCGCAGCGTTCCTCGTCAGCGGCGACAAAGAAGCAGGCGCGCCGGCGAGTCCGTCCGGGTCGGCCGGCGGGCAGACCGGAGCAGGGTCGTCGTTCGTGACGGCCTGA
- a CDS encoding ATP-binding protein yields the protein MGGLRRHLPVAAVLGLAVGLLAVSTAHHAHEIEQINHVGGPVSAFLVDAVPAACLLLAGYWLHASDFGAAGRWLVASWSVLGGGLFAAITLLTIAIREFEGRSVAEPVFPLLVDTGVGAVAGFLGGVFYVRARRDAERASRASDAFAFVNDVLRHDIRNSLGVVRGQADLLASTTDDESVADRAATIHDQTEEALDRIESADTVASTLRDEAAFEPVDLSARAETAADRVADAYAATVDTDLPEQAPVLANDAVQSVVDNLVENAAEHNDADDPRVEVAVELGGDAVRLEVRDNGPGVAADVLADADGGLDLVRTLVHHYDGDICVTDNDPRGTVFAVDLPRADTD from the coding sequence ATGGGCGGTTTGCGACGACACCTGCCGGTCGCCGCCGTCTTGGGGCTCGCGGTCGGACTGCTCGCCGTCTCCACGGCCCACCACGCCCACGAAATCGAGCAGATAAACCACGTCGGCGGGCCGGTCTCCGCGTTCCTCGTCGACGCCGTCCCCGCCGCGTGCCTCCTCCTCGCCGGCTACTGGCTCCACGCGAGCGACTTCGGCGCCGCCGGCCGCTGGCTCGTCGCCTCGTGGTCGGTACTCGGCGGCGGACTGTTCGCCGCCATCACGCTGCTCACCATCGCCATCCGCGAGTTCGAGGGGCGCAGCGTCGCCGAACCCGTCTTCCCGCTGCTCGTCGACACCGGCGTCGGCGCCGTTGCCGGCTTCCTCGGCGGCGTCTTCTACGTTCGTGCGCGCCGCGACGCCGAGCGCGCGTCCCGCGCCAGCGACGCGTTCGCGTTCGTCAACGACGTGCTCCGCCACGACATCCGCAACAGCCTCGGCGTCGTGCGCGGGCAAGCCGACCTGCTCGCGTCCACCACCGACGACGAGTCGGTCGCGGACCGCGCGGCGACGATTCACGACCAGACCGAGGAAGCTCTCGACCGAATCGAGAGCGCCGACACCGTCGCGAGCACGCTCCGCGACGAGGCCGCGTTCGAACCCGTCGACCTCAGCGCCCGTGCCGAAACGGCGGCCGACCGCGTCGCCGACGCCTACGCGGCCACCGTCGACACCGACCTCCCCGAGCAGGCGCCCGTGCTCGCGAACGACGCCGTCCAGTCGGTCGTCGACAACCTCGTGGAGAACGCCGCCGAGCACAACGACGCCGACGACCCGCGGGTCGAAGTCGCGGTCGAACTAGGGGGCGACGCGGTGCGACTGGAAGTCCGCGACAACGGGCCCGGCGTCGCTGCCGACGTCCTCGCGGACGCCGACGGCGGACTCGACCTCGTGCGGACGCTCGTCCACCACTACGACGGCGACATCTGCGTCACCGACAACGACCCCCGCGGGACCGTCTTCGCCGTCGACCTGCCGCGCGCCGACACCGACTGA
- a CDS encoding branched-chain amino acid ABC transporter permease translates to MSESTTRDALDPLRTLFAHDAAKVSVMFFGIWALFYAFGTMLGYGNTGTLALVRRVTFLSAVYGIVVLALNIQWGYAGLFNIGVAGFMAVGAYTAAMLSSSPGGMPPGLGLPLPIGILGGMLAATIVGLVAALPALRLKADYLAIVTVALSEIIRIVYNTPAFANITGGASGFDNLPTNPVNALLLQDPTSTVSEPTAVGEVVFSFFSSFGIERFVAIPTVYTIGVLVALLVVYLVLERTGKSPYGRVLKAIREDETAAQSLGKDTQNFKVRAFALGCGLMGLAGILWFAMGPRASITPTTFRPNITFYIFIALIIGGAGSNTGSVLGGALFASLLFEAPPVVRNLITDAFEVSADPANLVEALVPLASGEIMPLAGFLLGNIDTLRFMGMGLLLVVLVQRRPDGLLGARKETAAGVSLAADTRPGGDTAAESGGGSDE, encoded by the coding sequence ATGAGCGAGTCGACCACGCGGGACGCCCTCGACCCGCTGCGCACGCTGTTCGCGCACGACGCCGCGAAAGTCAGCGTGATGTTCTTCGGCATCTGGGCGCTGTTCTACGCGTTCGGCACCATGCTGGGCTACGGGAACACGGGCACGCTCGCGCTCGTGCGCCGCGTCACGTTCCTGTCGGCGGTGTACGGCATCGTCGTGCTCGCACTGAACATCCAGTGGGGGTACGCGGGCCTGTTCAACATCGGTGTCGCGGGCTTCATGGCGGTCGGCGCGTACACCGCCGCGATGCTGTCCAGTTCGCCCGGTGGGATGCCGCCGGGACTGGGCCTCCCGCTGCCCATCGGCATCCTCGGCGGAATGCTCGCGGCTACGATTGTGGGGCTCGTCGCCGCGCTGCCCGCGCTCCGCCTGAAAGCCGACTACCTCGCCATCGTCACCGTCGCGCTCTCCGAAATCATCCGCATCGTCTACAACACGCCCGCGTTCGCGAACATTACGGGCGGCGCCAGCGGGTTCGACAACCTCCCGACGAACCCCGTCAACGCGCTACTGCTGCAGGACCCGACGAGCACCGTCTCGGAGCCGACTGCCGTCGGCGAAGTGGTGTTCTCGTTTTTCTCGTCGTTCGGCATCGAGCGGTTCGTTGCCATCCCCACGGTCTACACGATAGGGGTGCTGGTGGCGCTGCTGGTCGTCTACCTCGTCCTCGAACGCACCGGGAAGTCCCCGTACGGCCGCGTGTTGAAGGCCATCCGCGAGGACGAGACTGCCGCCCAGTCGCTGGGCAAGGACACCCAGAACTTCAAGGTGCGCGCGTTCGCGCTCGGCTGTGGCCTGATGGGGCTGGCCGGCATCCTCTGGTTCGCCATGGGGCCGCGCGCGTCCATCACGCCGACGACGTTCCGGCCGAACATCACGTTCTACATCTTCATCGCGCTCATCATCGGCGGCGCCGGGTCGAACACCGGCAGCGTGCTCGGCGGCGCGCTGTTCGCCAGCCTGCTGTTCGAGGCGCCGCCGGTCGTCCGCAACCTCATCACGGACGCCTTCGAGGTTTCCGCGGACCCCGCGAACCTCGTCGAGGCGCTCGTCCCCCTCGCCAGCGGCGAGATCATGCCGCTGGCGGGCTTCCTGCTGGGGAACATCGACACGCTCCGGTTCATGGGTATGGGGCTGTTGCTCGTCGTGCTCGTCCAGCGCCGGCCGGACGGCCTGCTCGGCGCGCGCAAGGAAACTGCCGCTGGCGTCTCGCTGGCCGCGGACACGCGCCCCGGCGGTGACACCGCCGCCGAGAGCGGAGGTGGCAGCGATGAGTGA
- a CDS encoding ABC transporter ATP-binding protein: MSDAGDEIADAEVPEDVDVPEDLEPETADSDIEEGAKEVPRGLPLRVEGLRKEFGGITAVDGASFEVEEGSLTGLIGPNGAGKSTTFNCITGVHEPTAGDVYFRGEEITGLQPHDIAQRGLVRTFQIARELDEMTVLENVMLAPDGQRGESITRSVVPGLRGQVVDQERDLREEAWETLEFFELDHLATEYAGNLSGGQRKLLELARALMTDPDVMLLDEPFAGVNPTLEEKLLDRIHDLREQGLTFLLVEHDMDLIMENCEHVIVMHQGRVLDEGPPEQIQNNEEVIEAYLGGNV, translated from the coding sequence ATGAGTGACGCCGGCGACGAAATCGCCGACGCCGAGGTGCCCGAGGACGTCGATGTCCCCGAGGACCTCGAACCCGAAACCGCCGACTCCGACATCGAGGAAGGCGCGAAAGAAGTGCCCCGCGGCCTCCCGCTGCGCGTGGAGGGCCTACGCAAGGAGTTCGGGGGCATCACGGCCGTCGACGGCGCGTCCTTCGAAGTCGAAGAAGGGTCGCTGACGGGCCTCATCGGGCCGAACGGCGCCGGCAAGTCCACGACGTTCAACTGCATCACGGGCGTCCACGAGCCGACCGCCGGCGACGTCTACTTCCGCGGCGAGGAAATCACGGGCCTCCAGCCCCACGACATCGCTCAGCGCGGACTCGTGCGGACGTTCCAGATTGCCCGCGAACTCGACGAGATGACCGTCTTGGAGAACGTGATGCTCGCGCCGGACGGCCAGCGCGGCGAGTCCATCACGCGCTCGGTCGTCCCGGGGCTCCGCGGACAGGTCGTCGACCAAGAGCGGGACCTCCGCGAGGAGGCCTGGGAGACCCTGGAGTTCTTCGAACTCGACCACCTCGCCACCGAGTACGCCGGCAACCTCTCGGGCGGCCAGCGCAAACTCCTGGAATTGGCGCGCGCGCTGATGACCGACCCCGACGTGATGTTGCTGGACGAACCGTTCGCGGGCGTCAACCCCACGCTGGAGGAGAAGCTCCTCGACCGCATCCACGACCTCCGCGAGCAGGGGCTGACGTTCCTGCTCGTCGAACACGACATGGACCTCATCATGGAGAACTGCGAGCACGTCATCGTCATGCACCAGGGGCGCGTCCTCGACGAGGGGCCGCCCGAACAGATACAGAACAACGAGGAAGTCATCGAGGCCTACCTCGGAGGGAACGTATGA
- a CDS encoding CopD family protein, which yields MADVTHEPAGTVADELFDKYLLPKAALAVILAASLVGTALTLDLTGQWSPLLALAKWGYFVALGVLFGGLLWKHGFVRPGDVDAATDYCAQMYRRFDRIAAGALAVLAVTGVALLTVVYADAPLGLRVALAVAIGATVSTGAIDTLHDAPVPERFRTAAGVLALAGATVTVALTAITDVSLAGGGAVPALSRAVHLLAFAAWVGGAVWNIFVAVPSGQLRPTPPVVRAAGEQLERFRWTVRFVIPTLVLTGAYQSVDALGTSLATYVGTAVGLAVVAKLALVAVLFAIFLACPMWRACSPIDGVCDLAKMDDEVGD from the coding sequence ATGGCAGACGTGACCCACGAGCCCGCCGGCACAGTCGCGGACGAACTCTTCGACAAGTACCTCCTCCCGAAAGCCGCGCTCGCCGTCATCCTCGCGGCGTCGCTGGTCGGCACCGCGCTGACTCTCGACCTCACGGGCCAGTGGTCGCCGCTTTTGGCGCTCGCGAAGTGGGGGTACTTCGTCGCGCTCGGCGTGCTGTTCGGCGGCCTGCTCTGGAAGCACGGCTTCGTCCGTCCCGGCGATGTCGACGCCGCCACCGACTACTGCGCGCAGATGTACCGGCGCTTCGACCGCATCGCCGCCGGCGCGCTCGCCGTGCTCGCCGTGACTGGCGTCGCGCTCCTCACCGTCGTCTACGCCGACGCCCCGCTCGGACTCCGCGTCGCGCTCGCCGTCGCCATCGGCGCCACCGTCTCCACGGGCGCTATCGACACGCTCCACGACGCCCCCGTTCCGGAGCGCTTCCGCACGGCTGCGGGCGTTCTCGCGCTCGCCGGTGCGACGGTCACCGTCGCGCTGACTGCCATCACCGATGTCTCGCTCGCGGGCGGCGGCGCCGTCCCCGCCCTGTCTCGGGCGGTCCACTTGCTCGCGTTCGCGGCGTGGGTCGGCGGCGCCGTCTGGAACATCTTCGTCGCCGTCCCATCTGGTCAACTTCGGCCGACGCCACCCGTCGTTCGCGCCGCCGGCGAACAACTCGAACGGTTCCGGTGGACGGTGCGCTTCGTCATCCCGACGCTCGTGCTCACCGGCGCCTACCAGTCCGTCGACGCGCTCGGCACCAGCCTCGCCACCTACGTCGGCACGGCCGTCGGCCTCGCAGTGGTCGCGAAACTCGCGCTCGTCGCCGTTCTGTTCGCCATCTTCCTCGCGTGCCCGATGTGGCGCGCGTGCTCGCCAATCGACGGCGTCTGCGACCTCGCGAAGATGGACGACGAGGTGGGCGACTGA
- a CDS encoding ABC transporter ATP-binding protein: MSEHASRESALPDDEDGILAVRDLDAGYGDLQVLSDVDLDVRDGEYVTIVGPNGAGKSTVMKSIFGLTTYMGGAITFQEAPIHELPPEEIIHEGIGYVPQNENVFAGLSVRENLEMGAYILDEVPEDRIQSVYDRFPILEERADQKAGSLSGGQQQMLAMGRALMLDPALLMLDEPSAGLAPDLVDEMFDRIDRINDDGTSVLMVEQNAKEALRRCDRGYVLVNGENSYMDDGDALLDDEEVRREFLGG; the protein is encoded by the coding sequence ATGAGCGAGCACGCCTCTCGCGAGTCGGCGCTCCCCGACGACGAGGACGGCATCCTCGCAGTGCGGGACCTCGACGCCGGCTACGGCGACCTTCAAGTGCTGTCGGACGTCGACCTCGACGTCCGCGACGGCGAGTACGTCACCATCGTCGGGCCGAACGGCGCCGGCAAGTCCACGGTGATGAAGTCCATCTTCGGGCTGACGACGTACATGGGCGGCGCGATTACGTTCCAGGAGGCGCCCATCCACGAGCTCCCGCCCGAGGAAATCATCCACGAGGGCATCGGCTACGTCCCCCAGAACGAGAACGTCTTCGCGGGGCTGTCCGTCCGCGAGAACCTCGAGATGGGCGCGTACATCCTCGACGAGGTGCCCGAGGACCGGATTCAGTCGGTGTACGACCGCTTCCCGATTCTCGAGGAGCGCGCCGACCAGAAGGCGGGGTCGCTGTCGGGCGGCCAACAGCAGATGCTCGCGATGGGACGCGCGCTCATGCTCGACCCCGCGCTGTTGATGCTCGACGAACCCTCCGCGGGACTGGCGCCGGACCTCGTCGACGAGATGTTCGACCGCATCGACCGCATCAACGACGACGGCACCTCCGTGTTGATGGTCGAGCAGAACGCCAAGGAGGCGCTGCGGCGCTGCGACCGCGGCTACGTCCTCGTCAACGGTGAGAACAGTTACATGGACGACGGTGACGCGCTCCTCGACGACGAGGAGGTCCGCCGAGAGTTCCTCGGCGGGTAG
- a CDS encoding FmdE family protein yields MSELVDPTPPSSGTARTNWQHLADADPIAVRDPLAELLGVVPDGDPLVVGFPEVVLAAGHACPAVAGAYRATQLALDDLYPDSLPVRSDVAVEVGGEPDDHGLGAMANVVSHVTGADRETGFTGFGGYGGRENLLSFTDLDGPGRTFAFHRLDTDDSVRVSFAPGEIGMSPPGESGGSVGDVIPKLVAGDATDAERDRFHDQWHDRVQRVLDATPGEDSPFTLCHPEN; encoded by the coding sequence ATGAGTGAACTCGTCGACCCGACACCGCCGTCGAGCGGCACCGCACGCACGAACTGGCAGCACCTCGCGGACGCCGACCCCATCGCTGTCCGGGACCCGCTCGCGGAACTCCTCGGCGTCGTCCCCGACGGCGACCCGCTAGTCGTCGGCTTCCCCGAAGTCGTGCTCGCCGCCGGCCACGCCTGCCCCGCCGTCGCGGGCGCCTATCGCGCCACCCAACTCGCGCTCGACGACCTCTACCCCGACAGCCTCCCCGTGCGAAGCGACGTCGCCGTCGAAGTCGGCGGCGAACCCGACGACCACGGCCTCGGCGCGATGGCGAACGTCGTCAGCCACGTCACCGGCGCCGACCGCGAGACCGGATTCACCGGGTTCGGCGGCTACGGCGGCCGCGAGAACCTCCTGTCGTTCACGGACCTCGACGGCCCCGGACGCACGTTCGCGTTCCACCGCCTCGACACCGACGACAGCGTCCGCGTCTCGTTCGCGCCCGGTGAAATCGGGATGTCGCCGCCCGGCGAAAGCGGCGGCAGCGTCGGGGATGTAATTCCGAAACTGGTCGCCGGCGACGCCACCGACGCCGAACGCGACCGCTTCCACGACCAGTGGCACGACCGCGTCCAGCGCGTTCTCGACGCGACCCCCGGCGAGGACAGTCCGTTCACGCTCTGCCACCCCGAGAACTGA
- a CDS encoding sulfurtransferase TusA family protein: MADLDVPATVPDADPDRTVDNRGRGCANGIVRVQRALEDLPPGAVLEIQSTDRRAKTEYPKLAAETPHELLAVVESRRRVLRKQYTTYLEIHE; the protein is encoded by the coding sequence ATGGCGGACCTCGACGTCCCCGCGACCGTACCCGACGCCGACCCCGACCGCACCGTCGACAACCGGGGCCGCGGCTGCGCGAACGGCATCGTACGCGTGCAGCGCGCGCTCGAAGACCTCCCGCCGGGGGCGGTGCTGGAGATTCAGAGCACCGACCGCCGCGCGAAGACCGAGTACCCGAAACTCGCCGCCGAAACCCCGCACGAACTGCTCGCCGTGGTCGAGAGCCGGCGGCGCGTCCTCCGCAAACAGTACACCACCTACCTCGAAATCCATGAGTGA